In Nitrospira lenta, one genomic interval encodes:
- a CDS encoding sigma-54-dependent transcriptional regulator — MKKRVLLIDDEARVRTSLKMVLEPNYEILQAADAQEGLDTFRKEGPDLVLLDVVLPGTDGLAVLETLRSESRMTPVIMLTGTKSVKTAVDAMKLGAADYLSKPFDVEELRIVVDRALSSQALEREVKQLRAQVVQRYAFHNLIGKSQGMQEIYAKIEQVADSRTTVLITGESGTGKELVAKALHYNSGRRERPFIALNCAALPETLIESELFGHEKGSFTDATARRVGQFELANTGTLFLDEIGDLSAMTQAKLLRVLQEREFTRIGGVQSIKVDVRIVAATNRNLEDMVRKGQFREDLYYRINVISLFLPPLRERGEDIPLLAKHFLAKRVEEEKRPHIEFGKEALEVLTRYPWPGNVREMENIIEQAFIWSQNCPQITQEHLPTIMKSDSRSSSLRDDTLAGRMSLEKAVMEFEREIILDALKRTNYVQTHAANLLGISRRMLKYRMDTLGIGRPDSGNSQEPDPPVQE; from the coding sequence ATGAAAAAACGCGTTCTCTTGATCGATGACGAAGCCCGCGTCCGAACGTCACTGAAGATGGTGCTCGAGCCTAACTACGAAATCCTCCAGGCTGCGGATGCCCAGGAAGGTCTCGATACGTTTAGAAAAGAAGGGCCCGATCTGGTTCTGCTCGATGTCGTTCTCCCAGGGACCGACGGACTGGCCGTGTTGGAAACACTACGTTCTGAAAGCCGGATGACGCCCGTGATCATGCTCACGGGCACCAAGTCTGTCAAAACCGCCGTCGATGCGATGAAGCTGGGCGCCGCCGACTATTTATCCAAACCCTTTGATGTCGAAGAATTGCGCATTGTCGTGGATCGAGCGCTGAGCTCGCAAGCGCTCGAACGGGAAGTGAAACAACTCCGAGCGCAAGTCGTCCAGCGCTATGCCTTTCACAACCTCATCGGCAAGAGCCAGGGGATGCAGGAAATCTACGCGAAGATCGAACAAGTGGCGGACAGCCGAACCACGGTGCTAATTACCGGCGAAAGCGGAACCGGAAAAGAGCTCGTCGCCAAAGCCCTGCACTACAATAGCGGGCGACGTGAACGGCCCTTTATTGCGCTAAATTGCGCGGCCCTCCCGGAAACGCTGATTGAGAGCGAGCTCTTTGGCCACGAGAAAGGCTCCTTTACCGATGCCACAGCCAGGCGTGTCGGGCAATTTGAACTCGCCAATACCGGCACCTTGTTTCTGGATGAAATCGGCGATCTCAGCGCCATGACGCAAGCCAAGCTCCTGAGAGTGCTCCAAGAACGGGAGTTTACGAGAATCGGCGGCGTCCAATCGATCAAGGTCGATGTCCGAATCGTCGCCGCCACTAACAGAAATCTCGAAGACATGGTGCGCAAGGGACAATTTCGAGAAGATCTCTACTACCGCATCAACGTCATTTCGCTGTTTCTTCCGCCGCTCCGTGAACGTGGAGAAGACATTCCCCTGCTCGCCAAGCATTTCCTTGCCAAACGAGTCGAGGAAGAGAAACGCCCGCATATCGAATTCGGGAAAGAAGCCCTAGAGGTCCTGACGCGCTATCCTTGGCCGGGAAATGTCCGGGAAATGGAAAATATCATCGAGCAGGCCTTCATCTGGTCGCAGAATTGCCCGCAGATTACCCAGGAACATCTGCCGACCATCATGAAAAGCGACTCGCGATCATCCTCACTCCGCGATGACACCCTTGCCGGCCGGATGTCTCTTGAAAAAGCGGTCATGGAATTCGAGCGGGAAATCATTCTCGATGCCTTAAAACGAACAAACTATGTCCAGACCCACGCAGCCAATCTCTTAGGAATCAGCCGGCGGATGCTGAAATACCGGATGGACACCTTAGGAATTGGCCGACCGGACAGTGGGAACAGCCAAGAGCCAGATCCTCCCGTGCAGGAATAA
- a CDS encoding HD domain-containing phosphohydrolase, with protein MMDTKISQDGSQTKPTILVVDDEAGPRDALKVILRPFFNIRSADNAQAALNVLSHESIDLITLDQKLPDRQGIDLLQDIKHDHADIEVIIITGYGSLKSAMEGIRHGAAGYLLKPFNVTELISLISQTLEKKQRLDLLRKVLTNSAALWAGDEEGRRAWETLKTSYFAIGKREEQDSPSGSPDILPLLSDLLEAKDRHLLNHCSRVSFYATLLANRLSLTLAEQKSLAIGAFLHDIGKVSLKNYHYSDEPILPSGESAYSKEHCEAGARMILPLEYPAEVGQIISYHHERWDGSGYPHGLQGEGIPLLARIVSIAQMFDHLTAEVPGRSPLPVDQAIQQIALQANTYFDPMLADQFARVATECKASLPAMAIATTPSGVSGQ; from the coding sequence ATGATGGACACAAAAATTTCTCAAGACGGATCACAAACAAAACCGACGATTCTTGTTGTCGATGACGAGGCCGGACCGCGTGATGCGCTCAAAGTCATCTTGCGGCCCTTCTTCAACATCCGCTCAGCCGACAACGCGCAGGCCGCACTCAACGTCTTGAGCCATGAATCCATCGACCTCATTACGCTAGATCAGAAACTCCCCGATCGCCAGGGCATCGACCTCCTGCAGGATATTAAGCACGATCACGCCGATATCGAAGTTATCATCATTACCGGCTACGGAAGCCTGAAGTCCGCCATGGAAGGCATTCGCCATGGCGCCGCCGGCTATCTGCTCAAGCCATTCAATGTCACCGAACTGATTTCCCTCATCAGCCAGACACTTGAGAAAAAACAACGCCTCGACCTCCTCCGGAAGGTCCTGACCAATTCGGCTGCCTTATGGGCCGGGGATGAAGAAGGACGGCGCGCGTGGGAGACTTTGAAGACCAGCTATTTCGCGATTGGTAAGCGGGAGGAGCAAGATAGCCCATCTGGCTCGCCAGACATTCTCCCCCTGCTCTCAGATCTCCTAGAAGCCAAGGATCGGCACTTGCTGAATCATTGCAGCCGCGTCAGCTTCTACGCCACGTTGCTCGCCAATCGCCTCAGCTTGACGCTCGCCGAGCAAAAGTCCCTGGCTATCGGCGCCTTCCTACACGATATCGGCAAGGTCAGCCTCAAGAATTATCATTATTCTGATGAGCCGATTCTGCCTTCCGGAGAAAGCGCCTACTCCAAAGAACATTGCGAAGCCGGCGCACGGATGATTCTTCCGCTAGAGTATCCGGCTGAAGTCGGTCAGATTATTTCCTATCATCATGAGCGATGGGATGGATCAGGCTATCCACATGGACTTCAGGGGGAAGGCATTCCCTTGTTGGCAAGAATCGTCAGTATCGCCCAGATGTTCGATCACCTCACCGCTGAAGTCCCTGGACGATCACCACTCCCGGTGGATCAGGCCATCCAGCAAATTGCCCTTCAGGCCAATACCTACTTCGATCCTATGCTGGCGGATCAATTTGCCCGGGTCGCGACCGAATGTAAGGCATCGCTTCCAGCCATGGCGATCGCGACCACGCCGAGCGGCGTGTCCGGCCAGTAG
- the recN gene encoding DNA repair protein RecN yields the protein MLTELRIVNFAILEELSLRFEPGFTVLTGETGAGKSLLIDAIALLVGGRASADQIRFGTEEASLEAAFHLPDHHPLQARLRDQGILGPTDSELIVRRVIARSGRNRVYLNGTMSSLHALEELGGTLVDLHGQHDQQSLLATATQRSVVDAFGNLQERCAAYQQGYEAWKAACEERDRLIRESQHRTQREELLRFQCAELDEAALREGEDEDLQNERRRLSSSQQIGALAAEAMERVNAEGQGILAQLALTERALGQLLQIDSTIGELTRLTVEAKVVLKEMAGQLRDYAERVEANPERLGVIEDRLAVLQKLKKKFGGSLPEVLGAHQNIKAELEQLQGSDEQLVQLRQRIHTQQADLALLARQLFVKRGEAAKRMAKVVRQELEALKMGQTVFEIHVTADAGELEFGPEGIDQVEFRLSTNAGEPAKPLAKVASGGELSRVMLALKTVLAERDHVPVLIFDEIDTGVGGAVAAAIGKRLRGLGRYHQVFCITHLPQVAAQGQQHLCVEKSQDGNRTVTAVHALIGQGRENEIARMLGGLTVTKKVRETAAELIADAGE from the coding sequence ATGCTCACCGAGCTGCGCATCGTCAATTTCGCTATTCTAGAAGAGCTCAGCCTACGGTTTGAGCCTGGCTTTACCGTTCTCACCGGAGAAACGGGGGCTGGAAAATCCCTTCTGATCGATGCCATTGCCCTGCTGGTCGGCGGACGAGCGTCCGCCGACCAGATTCGTTTTGGGACGGAAGAGGCGTCTCTTGAGGCGGCCTTTCATCTGCCCGACCACCATCCCCTCCAAGCTCGTCTCCGAGATCAAGGAATCCTGGGCCCTACAGATTCAGAGTTGATTGTGCGGCGGGTCATTGCCCGATCCGGACGTAACCGGGTCTACCTCAACGGAACCATGAGCTCGCTGCATGCTCTGGAAGAACTGGGCGGTACGCTCGTGGACTTGCACGGGCAGCATGATCAGCAATCACTCTTGGCTACGGCAACACAGCGTAGCGTCGTGGATGCCTTCGGCAATCTCCAAGAACGCTGTGCCGCGTATCAACAAGGGTATGAGGCCTGGAAGGCGGCCTGCGAGGAGCGCGATCGATTGATTCGTGAATCCCAGCATCGGACGCAGCGTGAAGAATTACTCAGGTTCCAATGTGCCGAATTGGACGAAGCTGCGTTGCGGGAGGGAGAGGACGAAGACTTACAAAACGAGCGTCGTCGCCTCAGTTCGTCGCAGCAGATCGGTGCGTTAGCCGCTGAAGCGATGGAGCGGGTGAATGCGGAAGGGCAGGGTATCTTGGCTCAGCTGGCATTGACGGAGCGGGCCTTGGGTCAGTTGCTCCAGATTGATTCTACAATTGGAGAGCTGACTAGGCTGACCGTTGAAGCCAAAGTGGTGTTGAAGGAAATGGCGGGGCAGTTGCGGGACTATGCTGAGCGAGTCGAAGCCAATCCTGAAAGACTGGGCGTGATTGAGGATCGGTTGGCGGTCCTCCAGAAATTAAAAAAGAAGTTCGGTGGGTCGTTACCAGAAGTACTGGGGGCTCATCAGAATATCAAAGCTGAATTGGAACAATTGCAAGGCTCCGATGAACAATTGGTTCAACTGCGCCAACGCATCCATACGCAACAGGCCGATCTGGCGCTTCTGGCGAGGCAATTATTCGTAAAGCGTGGGGAAGCGGCCAAGCGCATGGCCAAAGTGGTGCGTCAGGAACTCGAGGCGCTGAAAATGGGGCAGACTGTCTTCGAGATCCACGTGACCGCGGATGCCGGCGAGCTGGAGTTCGGTCCTGAGGGGATTGATCAGGTGGAGTTTCGTCTTTCGACGAATGCAGGGGAACCAGCAAAGCCTCTCGCAAAAGTCGCCTCAGGCGGAGAGTTGTCCAGGGTCATGCTCGCGTTGAAAACGGTGCTGGCAGAGCGAGATCACGTCCCTGTACTGATCTTTGATGAGATCGACACCGGAGTGGGCGGAGCGGTGGCTGCGGCCATCGGCAAGCGCCTCCGTGGGTTAGGCCGCTATCATCAGGTGTTCTGTATTACCCACCTTCCTCAAGTCGCCGCACAGGGGCAGCAGCATCTCTGCGTCGAGAAGTCGCAGGACGGCAACCGGACTGTGACAGCCGTGCATGCGCTGATTGGTCAGGGACGGGAGAATGAAATTGCCAGAATGTTAGGCGGATTGACGGTCACGAAGAAAGTACGTGAAACGGCGGCAGAACTTATTGCCGATGCCGGGGAATGA
- the trxA gene encoding thioredoxin — translation MAGDTLKVEDSTWDADVMKASELVMVDFWAVWCGPCQMVAPIVDELAKEYAGKLKVRKLNTDENPEVAGRYQVMSIPTILFFKNGQVVEKLVGARPKRQFKETIDSLLAQHAGTA, via the coding sequence GTGGCTGGTGATACATTAAAAGTTGAAGATTCCACCTGGGATGCAGACGTGATGAAGGCCAGTGAGCTTGTCATGGTCGATTTCTGGGCCGTCTGGTGCGGACCTTGCCAGATGGTGGCGCCCATTGTTGATGAGCTGGCCAAGGAATACGCCGGGAAGCTGAAAGTCAGGAAGCTGAACACCGATGAAAATCCTGAAGTCGCCGGGCGGTATCAGGTGATGAGTATCCCGACGATTCTGTTTTTCAAAAACGGCCAGGTTGTGGAAAAGCTGGTTGGGGCGCGTCCGAAGCGTCAGTTCAAAGAAACGATTGATTCATTGTTGGCCCAACACGCGGGGACCGCGTAG